In Silene latifolia isolate original U9 population chromosome X, ASM4854445v1, whole genome shotgun sequence, the following proteins share a genomic window:
- the LOC141620914 gene encoding uncharacterized protein LOC141620914: MGLGCVRGGLAGCGDGAGSVGEVREWVECLWRGLEIAEYDKCMVGCWAIWEHRNKVIFENEVMDPARIVQRTRDILAELATCGVEGQSKVGRRGVDRRDRGNNGWRPAMGGVVKINVDAGVKEGEGVCTGVVCRDDLGTVLWGLTVAREADWDPRYAEAMAVYDGLEEAKSRGLREVVVESDCLQVVDALKERYSGRSLFSLLVDDILLLCSSFQSVVWSHTSRINNSVAHALAHVVPRTIGKTVWSAMLPPCANSAAVYDLSLMH; this comes from the coding sequence ATGGGTTTGGGATGCGTTAGGGGTGGACTGGCAGGATGCGGGGATGGAGCGGGGAGTGTGGGGGAAGTGCGTGAATGGGTGGAGTGTCTTTGGAGGGGTTTGGAGATAGCGGAGTATGATAAGTGCATGGTTGGGTGTTGGGCAATATGGGAGCACAGGAACAAGGTGATTTTCGAAAATGAAGTGATGGACCCGGCACGGATTGTTCAACGTACTCGTGATATTCTCGCTGAATTAGCCACATGTGGAGTTGAGGGACAAAGCAAGGTGGGCAGGCGAGGGGTTGACAGACGGGATCGAGGAAACAATGGATGGAGGCCGGCTATGGGAGGTGTTGTTAAAATTAATGTGGATGCAGGAGTAAAGGAGGGAGAAGGGGTGTGTACGGGGGTGGTGTGTCGAGATGATCTTGGGACTGTGCTGTGGGGGCTTACGGTGGCTCGGGAGGCGGATTGGGATCCCAGATATGCAGAGGCGATGGCGGTATACGACGGGCTCGAGGAGGCAAAGAGTCGTGGCCTTCGAGAAGTGGTGGTAGAGAGTGACTGTCTGCAAGTTGTTGATGCGCTCAAGGAGAGATACAGCGGGAGGAGTCTTTTTTCTCTTTTAGTTGACGACATTTTATTGCTTTGTAGTAGTTTTCAGTCGGTAGTGTGGTCTCATACAAGTCGTATTAATAACTCTGTAGCACATGCGTTAGCACATGTCGTTCCTAGGACAATCGGTAAAACTGTGTGGTCAGCTATGTTACCTCCGTGTGCAAACTCGGCAGCGGTCTATGATTTATCATTAATGCATTAA